A stretch of the Zeugodacus cucurbitae isolate PBARC_wt_2022May chromosome 6, idZeuCucr1.2, whole genome shotgun sequence genome encodes the following:
- the LOC105219099 gene encoding fibrinogen C domain-containing protein 1-like, whose amino-acid sequence MSRTQRFALLSVFLVIFGGLDANTATLSGNDIFSVRHLPANCNEAIHLAGSKAKSGIYKIQLPLPYGDGKAFYVNCLLDPSGGEAWTLIQLRKDEYMNFYRGWKEYKNGFGNLNRNFFIGLDKLHALTASQLHELWIELKDFDNVTKYAKYDSFAIADEIQKYALSILGEYSGTAGDAMLTIHDGAKFSTFDQDNSERGSNCAELYKGGWWYGKRACHKSNLNGLYLNGVTKSFADGVVWEPWHGYHYSLKYVQMAIRPKNLLINNKLVN is encoded by the exons ATGAGTAGAACGCAACGTTTCGCCTTACTTTCAGTTTTTCTGGTAATTTTCGGTGGTCTCGATGCCAATACAGCGACCTTATCGGGCAACGATATCTTCAGTGTGAGACATTTACCGGCGAATTGCAATGAAGCGATTCATTTGGCAGGAAGCAAAGCTAAAAGTggcatatataaaatacaattgccTCTACCATACGGTGATGGTAAAGCGTTCTATGTGAACTGTTTGCTGGATCCATCGGGTGGAGAAGCTTGGACGCTAATACAACTAAGAAAAGACGAATACATGAACTTTTATCGTGGCTGGAAGGAGTACAAGAACGGCTTCGGCAACTTAAATAGGAATTTCTTCATTGGTCTCGATAAATTGCATGCACTAACGGCTTCACAATTGCACGAATTATGGATCGAGTTGAAGGATTTCGACAATGTGACGAAATATGCCAAATATGACAGTTTTGCCATTGCTgacgaaatccaaaaatatgCATTGAGTATTTTGGGAGAATATTCTGGCACAGCAGGTGATGCCATGTTAACCATACACGATGGCGCCAAATTCTCCACATTCGATCAAGATAATAGTGAACGAGGTTCTAATTGCGCAGAATTATATAAAGGCGGTTGGTGGTATGGCAAACGTGCTTGCCACAAAAG CAACTTAAATGGACTATATCTTAATGGTGTTACTAAATCGTTTGCTGATGGTGTAGTTTGGGAACCTTGGCATGGCTATCACTATTCGCTGAAATATGTGCAAATGGCAATTAGACCTAAAAATCTGCTCATCAATAATAAATTAGTGAATTAA